From Strigops habroptila isolate Jane chromosome 10, bStrHab1.2.pri, whole genome shotgun sequence, one genomic window encodes:
- the CDC42EP3 gene encoding cdc42 effector protein 3 isoform X2, whose product MPRSTSGSAAGREETPLRPASSRSVCRLPAEPRPRSRESPSAPENRAKTGEKAERASEGGVRCCGLKPAPLAGRGQGFLKFWK is encoded by the coding sequence ATGCCGCGCAGCACCTCCGGCTCCGCCGCGGGGCGGGAGGAGACGCCCCTGCGCCCCGCCAGTTCTCGCAGCGTTTGCCGGTTACCTGCAGAGCCCAGACCGCGGAGTCGCGAAAGCCCGAGCGCTCCTGAAAACCGCGCCAAGACGGGAGAAAAGGCCGAGCGAGCAAGCGAAGGCGGCGTGCGGTGCTGCGGGCTGAAACCCGCACCCTTGGCCGGCCGGGGCCAAG